One bacterium genomic window carries:
- a CDS encoding transposase: IRRRTRVVGIFPNQESCLRLITAVLQEIHEGWIVGRKYINFENNKDEENLKLPIYRKNVA, translated from the coding sequence AAATTCGTCGGCGTACCCGGGTTGTTGGTATTTTCCCAAATCAAGAATCATGCTTAAGATTGATCACAGCAGTATTGCAGGAAATTCATGAAGGATGGATTGTTGGGAGAAAATATATAAACTTTGAGAATAATAAGGACGAGGAGAACCTTAAATTACCAATTTAC